The DNA region TCTAAGCATCCAGATCTGGATCCGGCTCTATCCCTAACGATCGCAATTGTGCCGCCAGTCGTTCTGCCCGTTGGCGTTCCTGCTCGGCTCGCTGGCGTTCCTGCTCTGCCCGTTGGCGTTCCTGCTCCGCCCGTTGGCATTCCTGCTCCGCTCGCTGATGTTCTTGCTCGGCTCGTTGGTGCTCTAATTCCGCCCGTTCTGCTCCCGTCGGAATCACTGTTCCCGTTCTATCACACCAACGTAACCAGCGATCCTGCTTTCCCTCAAACTGGCCGTCCCATAACGTTAACCCCAGACCAACCTCTGCAAACCAGGGTTGCTCCAATTCGTGATAATGGTTTGCCCGATTCTCAAAAACGTACAGGTCAATCTCTCCCAGTTGCTGCAGGGGATCAAATACGGCATAGTAACCTACACCAATGCGGGCGTAATCCCTGAGCTTGCTATCCAGTTCATTCCCTTCCCGATTAGACACAATTTCAATCACTACATCGGGCGGCTTACCAAATTCCCAAACGAAGTACGTGCGATTTTTTTTCTGCGTCCAATCCTGAGGGACTTCCACATCCAGGCTCAAAAACACATCCGGTACCAGAGGCGGTTTTCTACTGGCATAAAATACTCCCACATTGGCTGCCACTAAAAAAGGCCGTTCCCCCAGCACAGAAGCATTGGTGTATAGGGGTTCTGTTAGTAAGCGTTGTTGTTTTTCCGAAATTAAGTTGTCCACAGGGGTATCATCTTCGATCGCCAGATGGCTGATATCTGGCAACTCATCCACTTCGGTCGATAAGCTTTGGGACATGGTACGCCTGTCTTTATGCACTACTTGCCATACTACGCGATTCGGTCAGTTTTATCTG from Leptodesmis sichuanensis A121 includes:
- a CDS encoding Uma2 family endonuclease — its product is MSQSLSTEVDELPDISHLAIEDDTPVDNLISEKQQRLLTEPLYTNASVLGERPFLVAANVGVFYASRKPPLVPDVFLSLDVEVPQDWTQKKNRTYFVWEFGKPPDVVIEIVSNREGNELDSKLRDYARIGVGYYAVFDPLQQLGEIDLYVFENRANHYHELEQPWFAEVGLGLTLWDGQFEGKQDRWLRWCDRTGTVIPTGAERAELEHQRAEQEHQRAEQECQRAEQERQRAEQERQRAEQERQRAERLAAQLRSLGIEPDPDLDA